Proteins encoded together in one Kingella oralis window:
- the fdhD gene encoding formate dehydrogenase accessory sulfurtransferase FdhD — translation MPTTPPPIQTRPITRYQQGNFTPIQDTLAQEAPIALVYNGISHAVIMATPQDISQLALGFSISEHILQRPSQLYGSEIIHTPHGIEARLEIASECFAQLKQRRRTLNGRTGCGLCGIDSLAAAQPSIAPVTRSLKTQAAHINQALAQFNQHQPLRQQTGSLHAAAWVIGGQIQASYEDIGRHNALDKLIGHLVQHRADTQQGWLLLSSRASYEMIAKAASIGIHTIVAVSAATALAAQIAEQAHITLIGFAKPEKFTIYTHPQYITA, via the coding sequence ATGCCCACCACTCCCCCCCCCATCCAAACCCGCCCCATCACACGCTATCAGCAAGGCAACTTCACCCCCATCCAAGACACCCTCGCGCAAGAAGCCCCCATCGCCCTGGTGTACAACGGCATCTCCCACGCCGTCATCATGGCAACCCCGCAAGACATTTCCCAGCTCGCGCTCGGGTTCAGCATCAGCGAACACATCCTGCAACGCCCCAGCCAGCTCTACGGCAGCGAAATCATCCACACGCCCCACGGCATAGAAGCCCGCTTGGAAATCGCCAGCGAATGCTTCGCCCAGCTCAAACAACGCCGCCGCACGCTCAACGGGCGCACAGGCTGCGGGCTGTGCGGCATAGACAGCCTCGCCGCCGCCCAGCCAAGCATCGCCCCCGTAACACGCAGCCTGAAAACCCAAGCCGCCCATATCAACCAAGCCCTCGCCCAGTTCAACCAACACCAGCCCCTGCGCCAGCAAACCGGCAGTCTGCACGCCGCCGCGTGGGTGATTGGCGGGCAAATCCAAGCCAGCTACGAAGACATCGGGCGGCACAACGCGCTAGACAAACTCATCGGGCATCTCGTGCAACACCGCGCCGACACCCAGCAAGGCTGGCTGCTGCTGTCCAGCCGCGCCAGCTACGAAATGATAGCCAAAGCCGCCAGCATCGGCATTCACACCATTGTTGCCGTCTCCGCCGCCACCGCGCTCGCCGCCCAAATCGCCGAACAAGCCCACATCACCCTAATCGGCTTTGCCAAACCCGAAAAATTCACCATCTACACCCATCCGCAATACATCACAGCCTAG
- a CDS encoding formate dehydrogenase subunit gamma, translating into MKKERLIQRYKRAERFNHWVVAGCFVLLAISGLAFFYPAFFWLTGIFGTPQLARMVHPIIGVVMFLGFFRQFLRYWRHNFINKEDIKWMMAVPQVLNGHEVGDVGKYNGGQKGMFWLMTGCMLVLGVTGIIAWRQYFSGYFAINTVRLALLLHAWAATILIAGIIVHVYAAIWIRGTVRAMTEGVVTQTWAKKHHPKWYREVMASAHETPSGDGNGDNTGSGGNATDKMQPENANELPAAPAAGEQPQA; encoded by the coding sequence ATGAAAAAAGAACGCTTAATCCAACGCTATAAACGCGCGGAACGCTTTAACCACTGGGTGGTGGCGGGTTGCTTTGTGTTGCTTGCCATCTCGGGCTTGGCGTTTTTTTACCCCGCGTTTTTCTGGCTCACGGGCATTTTTGGCACGCCGCAGTTGGCGCGCATGGTGCATCCGATTATCGGCGTGGTGATGTTTCTCGGCTTTTTCCGCCAATTTTTGCGCTACTGGCGGCACAACTTCATCAACAAGGAAGACATCAAATGGATGATGGCGGTGCCGCAAGTGCTCAACGGGCATGAAGTGGGCGATGTGGGCAAATACAACGGCGGGCAAAAGGGGATGTTTTGGCTGATGACCGGCTGCATGCTGGTGCTCGGCGTTACCGGCATCATCGCTTGGCGGCAGTATTTTTCGGGCTATTTTGCCATCAACACCGTGCGCCTTGCCCTGCTGCTGCACGCATGGGCGGCGACCATTCTGATTGCGGGCATTATTGTGCACGTTTACGCCGCCATTTGGATACGCGGCACGGTTCGCGCCATGACCGAAGGCGTGGTTACGCAAACTTGGGCGAAAAAACACCACCCCAAATGGTATCGTGAAGTGATGGCCAGCGCGCATGAAACGCCGAGCGGCGACGGCAATGGCGACAACACAGGCTCAGGCGGCAACGCGACCGATAAGATGCAGCCTGAAAACGCAAACGAGCTGCCTGCCGCGCCTGCGGCAGGGGAACAGCCGCAAGCGTGA
- a CDS encoding formate dehydrogenase accessory protein FdhE has translation MTPEQIQNKPFFYKPFYIPPKADLFAQRALRFQELARQDPSSWHDYLTIMANLAQAQQHALDQHPRQPETALPRVPTVPPHTIGSLKTIIRHIAPTLSEATQATLQTLLNTPEAELTALAERILQGDIPEHEKPYQIWLHAALQVAYTAQARQQSDDTVPPQDDRAHCPNCGNEAIASVILSGGDWDGLRYQHCPLCNSQWNALRAKCTYCGDQSAISHQQIDTLEAPPVYQGARAECCGKCHHYRKVFLHSQQHHADPVADDLASLALDILLAEQNEYTRGGHNPFWLD, from the coding sequence ATGACCCCCGAACAAATCCAAAACAAACCCTTCTTCTACAAACCCTTCTACATCCCCCCCAAAGCCGACCTCTTCGCCCAACGCGCCCTCCGCTTCCAAGAACTCGCCCGGCAAGACCCCTCCTCATGGCACGACTACCTCACCATCATGGCAAACCTCGCCCAAGCGCAACAACACGCCCTAGACCAACACCCAAGGCAGCCTGAAACCGCCTTGCCGCGCGTCCCAACCGTGCCGCCGCACACCATCGGCAGCCTGAAAACCATCATCCGCCACATCGCCCCCACCCTATCCGAAGCCACCCAAGCCACCCTGCAAACCCTGCTCAACACCCCCGAAGCCGAGCTCACCGCCCTTGCCGAACGCATCCTGCAAGGCGACATCCCCGAACACGAAAAACCCTACCAAATCTGGCTGCACGCCGCCCTGCAAGTCGCCTACACCGCCCAAGCCCGACAACAAAGCGACGACACCGTCCCCCCGCAAGACGACCGCGCCCACTGCCCCAACTGCGGCAACGAAGCCATCGCCTCCGTCATCCTCAGCGGCGGCGACTGGGACGGCTTGCGCTACCAACACTGCCCCCTGTGCAACAGCCAATGGAACGCCCTGCGCGCCAAATGCACCTACTGCGGCGACCAATCCGCCATCTCCCACCAGCAAATCGACACCCTCGAAGCCCCGCCCGTTTACCAAGGCGCGCGCGCCGAATGCTGCGGCAAATGCCATCACTACCGCAAAGTTTTCCTGCACAGCCAACAACACCACGCCGACCCCGTCGCCGACGACCTCGCCAGCCTCGCCCTAGACATCCTGCTTGCCGAGCAAAACGAATACACCCGCGGCGGGCACAACCCGTTCTGGCTGGACTAA